From Streptomyces sp. NBC_01754, a single genomic window includes:
- a CDS encoding class I adenylate-forming enzyme family protein, giving the protein MAEQPPLGEVFLASCAEHAGRRAVVDSDEELTYGQFADRVTGRARVLGDLLRPDEYRIALHAANSADHLISYYALLVAGRLPFLVDPQFGATELQGIRDSSGVDAFLTDRPGRFPLPSGLVPVPGSRHVLARPTDPGPDVERPEPRQTTATCRFTSGTTGAPKCLEFSHTAVHGAALNWTSGTGLVAGDRVLCLAAFTNGLAFNTSLLPVFLVGAELHVHRGLPTSDGIAKALRRSAATRLVAFPLVYRLLAEAPAPGPDAFSDLRLAVSAAAVLDPAVREAFESRYRVRIADYYGIAETGPCTFERDPGHTEGLGTALPGVSLRIVPHEDGGSEIRVRTPSMATCYLNVPGGLEKRLDSEGYYRTGDRGLIRQDRLYVTGRLGGPVNLAGRKVDPTEIERVVLAVDGVRDTAVFADQDARGETVLHAVVCGSLDRADVVNACRARLAPYKVPGRITLLPAIPRSSAGKVRLAELRGLVTETP; this is encoded by the coding sequence GTGGCTGAGCAGCCGCCGCTGGGCGAGGTCTTCCTCGCCTCCTGCGCGGAGCACGCCGGGCGGCGGGCCGTCGTCGACTCAGACGAGGAGCTGACGTACGGACAGTTCGCCGACCGGGTGACCGGCCGGGCCCGCGTACTGGGAGATCTGCTCCGGCCCGACGAGTACCGGATCGCCCTGCACGCCGCCAACAGCGCCGACCACCTGATCTCGTACTACGCCCTGCTCGTCGCCGGACGCCTGCCGTTCCTCGTGGACCCGCAGTTCGGTGCCACGGAGCTCCAGGGCATCAGGGACAGCAGCGGCGTCGACGCCTTCCTCACCGACAGGCCCGGCCGTTTCCCGCTTCCGTCCGGCCTCGTGCCGGTGCCCGGCAGCCGCCATGTCCTGGCGCGGCCGACGGACCCCGGCCCCGACGTCGAGCGGCCCGAGCCCCGGCAGACGACCGCCACCTGCCGGTTCACCTCGGGTACCACCGGTGCCCCCAAGTGCCTGGAGTTCTCGCACACGGCCGTGCACGGCGCGGCACTCAACTGGACGTCGGGCACCGGACTCGTCGCCGGCGACCGGGTGCTCTGCCTGGCCGCGTTCACCAACGGACTGGCCTTCAACACCTCACTGCTGCCCGTCTTCCTCGTCGGCGCCGAACTCCACGTCCACCGCGGTCTCCCCACGTCCGACGGCATCGCGAAGGCCCTGCGCCGCTCGGCAGCCACCCGGCTGGTGGCCTTCCCGCTCGTCTACCGGCTGCTGGCCGAGGCTCCCGCCCCCGGGCCCGACGCGTTCTCGGATCTGCGTCTGGCCGTGTCCGCCGCCGCGGTGCTCGATCCCGCCGTCCGGGAAGCCTTCGAGTCCCGCTACCGCGTGCGGATCGCCGACTACTACGGCATCGCCGAGACCGGCCCCTGCACCTTCGAGCGGGACCCCGGCCACACCGAGGGCCTCGGTACCGCGCTGCCCGGCGTGTCCCTGCGGATCGTTCCGCACGAGGACGGCGGGTCGGAGATCCGGGTGCGCACCCCGTCGATGGCCACCTGCTACCTCAACGTCCCCGGCGGCCTGGAGAAGCGGCTGGACTCCGAGGGCTACTACCGCACCGGTGACCGTGGCCTGATCCGCCAGGACCGGCTGTACGTCACCGGGCGGCTCGGCGGGCCCGTCAACCTCGCCGGACGCAAGGTCGACCCCACCGAGATCGAGCGGGTGGTGCTCGCCGTCGACGGGGTGCGCGACACCGCGGTCTTCGCCGACCAGGACGCGCGGGGCGAGACGGTGCTGCACGCCGTGGTCTGCGGCAGCCTCGACCGCGCCGATGTCGTCAACGCCTGCCGGGCGAGGCTCGCCCCCTACAAGGTGCCCGGCCGGATCACCCTTCTACCGGCCATTCCCAGGTCGTCGGCCGGCAAGGTCCGGCTGGCCGAACTGCGCGGGCTCGTCACCGAAACGCCCTAG
- a CDS encoding 4-hydroxy-tetrahydrodipicolinate reductase: protein MTIPTVVCGRNGRMANLIADAVERAPGMRLTARHTLRSAAAGRVRVVTDLADIPGTRPVVVDFTAREATAALLRQALTTSCPLVIGTSGLGEAEYALAAEAARARAVVVAANFSLALTALARFVRDLSEQVDESWDAGVVDVHFAGKRDRPSTTARFLADQWRPGRPGRREPEVGAFRMGDAVSEHRVLAAGAGEHVEVLHRVADRAAFLPGILRAVRFAAGAPPGVYSLEDVVCAAGPG from the coding sequence GTGACGATCCCCACGGTGGTCTGCGGACGCAACGGCCGTATGGCGAACCTGATCGCCGACGCGGTCGAGCGCGCTCCCGGAATGCGTCTCACGGCCCGGCACACCCTCCGGAGCGCCGCCGCCGGCCGGGTACGGGTGGTCACCGACCTCGCCGACATACCCGGGACGCGGCCGGTCGTGGTGGACTTCACGGCGCGCGAGGCCACCGCCGCGCTGCTGCGGCAGGCGCTCACCACCTCATGTCCCCTGGTCATCGGCACCAGTGGTCTCGGCGAGGCCGAGTACGCGCTGGCCGCCGAGGCGGCTCGCGCCCGTGCCGTGGTCGTCGCCGCCAACTTCAGCCTCGCGCTGACGGCCCTGGCCCGGTTCGTACGGGACCTCTCCGAGCAGGTCGACGAGAGCTGGGACGCGGGTGTCGTGGACGTGCACTTCGCGGGCAAGCGCGACCGCCCCAGCACCACCGCCCGCTTCCTCGCCGACCAGTGGCGCCCGGGGCGGCCGGGCCGACGGGAACCCGAGGTCGGCGCGTTCCGGATGGGTGACGCGGTCAGCGAACACCGGGTGCTGGCCGCGGGCGCCGGAGAGCACGTCGAGGTGCTGCACCGCGTCGCCGACCGGGCGGCGTTCCTGCCGGGCATCCTGCGCGCGGTGCGGTTCGCCGCCGGCGCGCCGCCCGGCGTGTACTCCCTGGAGGACGTCGTATGCGCGGCCGGGCCCGGGTGA
- a CDS encoding acyl-CoA dehydrogenase family protein, translated as MSISMVSNSILTPRLTEAHRDLSRRASDCLTPQWLDQWRTAPGGHIRKDAWRELARRGLMGVSLPVEFSGQGLGLLGALVLGEALAGVGDGGLALGMHVQNEIACDWLVSAQDDELRDRFLPGLVSGELVACQCDTDPSEREPATAVTEGDQVVVTGRKKFVINGANADLCFVSVQLDGEPAVVLVEKATPGVRVTEVYDKFGTRSVDSALVEFDAARVPVRQVISRRGISQLMRWNRVMSRMRFLIAADAFFTHRLLLEHLVRHTTERELGGRPLSRWPVNAHALARARADQELMEAGLAECFLRLTEGGSTVPEIAELKWFCVEKATELAWLATDLEGGAGYMWDSTALRAHAQLRGFRMSGGSQTTMLTVANHSMACRAELDAPAVAAAPGRRRG; from the coding sequence GTGTCCATCTCCATGGTGAGCAACAGCATCCTGACCCCACGGCTGACCGAGGCGCACCGGGACCTGTCCCGGCGGGCGTCGGACTGCCTCACCCCGCAATGGCTGGACCAGTGGCGGACCGCCCCCGGCGGGCACATCCGCAAGGACGCCTGGCGCGAACTGGCCCGTCGCGGGCTCATGGGGGTGTCGCTCCCGGTCGAGTTCTCCGGCCAGGGGCTCGGCCTGCTCGGCGCGCTGGTGCTCGGCGAGGCCCTGGCCGGGGTCGGTGACGGCGGACTCGCCCTGGGCATGCACGTACAGAACGAGATCGCCTGCGACTGGCTGGTCTCCGCCCAGGACGACGAGCTGCGCGACCGGTTCCTCCCCGGGCTGGTCTCGGGCGAGCTGGTGGCCTGCCAGTGCGACACCGATCCCTCCGAGAGGGAACCGGCCACGGCCGTCACCGAGGGCGACCAGGTGGTGGTGACCGGCCGCAAGAAGTTCGTGATCAACGGCGCCAACGCCGACCTGTGCTTCGTCAGCGTCCAGCTGGACGGCGAACCGGCCGTCGTCCTGGTCGAGAAGGCCACGCCCGGCGTGCGGGTGACCGAGGTCTACGACAAGTTCGGCACCCGCTCCGTGGACTCCGCGCTGGTGGAGTTCGACGCGGCCAGGGTGCCGGTCCGCCAGGTGATCTCACGGCGCGGCATCAGCCAGCTGATGCGCTGGAACCGGGTGATGTCACGGATGCGGTTCCTCATCGCAGCCGACGCCTTCTTCACCCACCGCCTGCTGCTGGAGCACCTGGTCCGCCACACCACCGAACGGGAACTCGGCGGCCGGCCGCTGTCGCGCTGGCCGGTCAACGCACACGCCCTGGCCCGCGCCCGCGCCGACCAGGAGCTGATGGAAGCCGGTCTCGCCGAGTGTTTCCTGCGGCTGACCGAGGGTGGCAGCACCGTGCCGGAGATCGCCGAACTCAAGTGGTTCTGCGTGGAGAAGGCCACCGAACTGGCCTGGCTGGCCACGGACCTGGAGGGCGGCGCCGGATACATGTGGGACAGCACGGCGCTGCGCGCCCACGCCCAGCTCCGCGGCTTCCGGATGTCCGGCGGCAGCCAGACCACCATGCTCACCGTCGCCAACCACTCCATGGCCTGCCGTGCCGAACTCGACGCGCCCGCCGTCGCCGCCGCTCCGGGGAGGCGCCGTGGCTGA
- a CDS encoding phosphopantetheine-binding protein, whose protein sequence is MTDEGIDTGLREQIEKLVEVATGRVVTVADLRAADGSLDSAGVNSIGYINLMEALAQRFGAVVDPEADPRHLMSVDSIARFVRAHV, encoded by the coding sequence ATGACCGACGAAGGCATCGACACCGGTCTGCGCGAACAGATCGAGAAGCTCGTGGAAGTGGCCACCGGACGGGTGGTGACCGTCGCCGACCTGCGGGCCGCAGACGGATCGCTGGACAGTGCCGGGGTCAACTCCATCGGCTACATCAACCTCATGGAGGCACTGGCCCAGCGCTTCGGCGCGGTCGTCGACCCCGAGGCCGACCCCCGGCACCTCATGTCCGTCGACTCCATCGCGCGGTTCGTCCGCGCCCACGTCTGA